A portion of the Oxynema aestuarii AP17 genome contains these proteins:
- a CDS encoding hydrogenase maturation protease gives MQISIVGYGNTLRGDDGVGQKIAQIIESWNLPDVRSLALHQLTPELAEELARVDLAVFVDAYPAQNNTERVKVAEIAPGGDRVNSPSLGHTGDPRWILGLAQTLYGSCPEAWWILVPGWDFNFGDRLCENCDRAATEAIHIIETLLRDREDNSCTKSV, from the coding sequence ATGCAAATTTCGATCGTCGGTTACGGTAATACTTTGCGCGGTGATGACGGCGTAGGACAAAAAATCGCACAAATTATCGAATCGTGGAACCTACCCGACGTGCGATCGCTGGCTCTCCACCAATTAACCCCCGAACTCGCCGAAGAATTAGCCCGGGTAGACTTAGCTGTGTTTGTCGATGCCTATCCGGCACAAAACAACACGGAGCGTGTCAAGGTTGCGGAGATCGCCCCCGGGGGCGATCGGGTCAACTCCCCGAGTTTAGGGCATACCGGGGATCCGCGTTGGATCTTGGGACTGGCCCAAACCCTTTACGGATCCTGTCCCGAAGCCTGGTGGATTCTCGTTCCGGGATGGGATTTCAATTTTGGCGATCGCCTCTGTGAGAACTGCGATCGCGCCGCCACCGAAGCCATCCACATCATCGAAACCCTGCTCCGCGATCGGGAGGACAACTCATGCACGAAGTCAGTTTGA
- a CDS encoding SpoIIE family protein phosphatase — protein sequence MDNFFDIAQFSLNKKGEELCGDRIQYRKTAEKTTIVLSDGLGSGVKANILASLTTEILINMLNADVPLEEVIKTVIGTLPICQVRKIAYATFTIIQIEHNTDNFKVINFDNPPVFYFKKGKLIQLESKTEKILDKKIAIAEGTVERGDFLGAISDGVLYAGLGVALNFGWGWDNIAKYLQNLFFNQTHTARNIVQKVIGETNRLYGGKIGDDASFVGLYVRQRNPLIIFTGPPLEKSKDRDYVEQFLNFEGRKVVCGGTTGNIVAKYLGETVEMDISTMRKDLPPIGKLTPLNLVTEGILTISTASQILKKCQCDLDRLPGDNNGAVMLAREILEADSIFFLVGQKINEFYQNPLLPKNISIRKNLIEELVQYLREKQKEVSIEYC from the coding sequence ATGGATAACTTTTTTGATATCGCCCAATTCAGTTTAAACAAAAAAGGAGAAGAACTCTGCGGCGATCGCATTCAATATCGCAAAACCGCAGAGAAAACAACGATCGTCCTTTCCGACGGATTGGGGAGTGGCGTTAAAGCAAACATTCTCGCCAGTTTGACGACTGAAATCTTAATTAACATGCTGAACGCCGACGTTCCGTTAGAAGAAGTCATCAAAACCGTCATCGGAACCTTACCGATCTGTCAAGTCAGAAAAATTGCTTACGCTACCTTCACGATTATTCAAATCGAGCATAACACTGATAACTTTAAAGTCATTAACTTTGACAATCCCCCAGTTTTTTATTTTAAAAAAGGCAAATTAATTCAACTCGAAAGTAAAACGGAGAAGATCTTAGATAAAAAGATCGCGATCGCCGAAGGAACCGTCGAACGCGGTGACTTTCTCGGGGCGATTAGCGACGGCGTCCTCTACGCCGGATTGGGGGTCGCTTTAAATTTTGGGTGGGGATGGGATAACATTGCTAAATACCTACAAAACTTATTTTTCAACCAAACCCATACGGCGCGCAATATCGTGCAGAAAGTCATTGGTGAAACCAACCGTCTCTACGGTGGAAAAATTGGGGACGATGCCAGTTTTGTAGGCTTGTACGTCCGCCAACGCAATCCTTTGATTATTTTTACCGGACCGCCCTTAGAGAAAAGTAAAGATCGCGACTACGTCGAGCAGTTTCTGAACTTTGAAGGTCGCAAAGTGGTCTGTGGAGGAACCACGGGAAACATCGTGGCTAAATATTTGGGAGAAACGGTAGAAATGGATATTTCGACGATGAGAAAAGATCTGCCACCCATCGGTAAATTAACTCCACTGAATTTAGTGACCGAAGGAATTTTAACGATTTCGACCGCATCGCAAATTTTAAAGAAATGTCAGTGCGATCTCGATCGCCTTCCCGGGGACAATAATGGGGCGGTGATGTTAGCCCGAGAAATTTTAGAAGCAGACTCGATCTTCTTTTTAGTCGGGCAGAAAATCAATGAATTTTATCAAAATCCTTTACTTCCTAAAAATATTTCGATTCGCAAGAACTTAATTGAAGAATTAGTACAGTATTTACGCGAAAAGCAGAAAGAAGTGAGTATTGAATACTGTTAA
- the phaA gene encoding acetyl-CoA acetyltransferase PhaA has translation MQEAYIVSAVRTPLGRFGGVLSALSPVELGTHAIAAALERAGISGDALDLYILGNVLRGGHGQLLPRQAALKAGIPPTVDGYAVDMVCSSGMIALTNAVTAIRAGEADLVLAGGMESMSQAGFFLSARARWGYKTLLGAPEPLTDLLIHDGLTDSTTGEGMGEQTERLAAEHGFSRQALDEVAAYSQQRAAEATESGIFKKEIVPIAVRVKKETQQIDTDEGIRAGTTAESLSKLRPAFKADGVLTAGNCSQISDGAAALVVASAAAVERHGLKPLAKVLGGSFAGGESWRFPEVPIHASKKLLAKLEMEVSDFDLFENNEAFAVSNLLFNKMLGVSHDRLNVHGGAIALGHPIGASGARVVVTLLNALQERDSSRGLAALCHGTGGGTAIALERV, from the coding sequence ATGCAGGAAGCCTATATTGTTTCGGCAGTACGGACCCCCCTCGGTCGTTTTGGAGGCGTTCTATCCGCTCTGTCTCCCGTCGAACTCGGAACTCACGCGATCGCCGCCGCGCTAGAGCGAGCTGGAATTTCCGGAGATGCCCTCGACCTTTATATTTTAGGGAATGTCTTACGGGGAGGACACGGACAGTTATTACCCCGTCAGGCGGCGTTAAAAGCGGGCATTCCCCCAACGGTGGACGGGTATGCAGTGGATATGGTTTGCTCCTCGGGGATGATCGCCCTGACCAACGCCGTGACGGCGATTCGTGCTGGAGAAGCAGATTTAGTTCTGGCGGGGGGTATGGAATCGATGTCCCAAGCGGGCTTTTTCCTCTCGGCGCGAGCGCGGTGGGGCTATAAAACCCTGTTGGGCGCGCCAGAACCGCTCACAGATTTACTCATTCACGACGGTCTCACGGATTCGACCACAGGTGAGGGGATGGGCGAGCAAACCGAGCGACTCGCTGCCGAGCACGGTTTTAGCCGCCAAGCGTTAGACGAAGTGGCCGCCTATTCCCAACAACGGGCTGCGGAAGCGACCGAAAGCGGCATTTTCAAAAAAGAAATTGTGCCGATCGCGGTACGGGTGAAAAAGGAAACCCAGCAGATCGATACCGACGAAGGCATTCGCGCCGGGACGACTGCCGAGAGTTTGAGTAAGTTACGTCCGGCGTTTAAAGCGGATGGAGTATTGACGGCGGGCAATTGCAGTCAGATCAGCGATGGGGCGGCGGCGTTGGTGGTCGCCAGTGCGGCGGCGGTGGAACGCCACGGACTCAAACCCCTGGCGAAAGTGTTGGGCGGCAGTTTTGCGGGAGGGGAGAGTTGGCGTTTCCCGGAAGTTCCCATCCATGCGAGCAAGAAGCTGCTGGCGAAACTGGAGATGGAGGTTTCCGATTTCGACTTGTTTGAGAATAACGAGGCGTTTGCCGTGAGTAACTTGCTGTTTAACAAGATGCTCGGCGTGTCTCACGATCGACTCAACGTTCACGGTGGGGCGATCGCCCTCGGACACCCGATCGGGGCGTCTGGGGCGCGGGTTGTCGTCACCTTGCTCAATGCCTTGCAAGAACGGGATAGCAGCCGAGGACTGGCCGCCTTGTGCCACGGTACCGGGGGAGGAACGGCGATCGCCTTAGAACGAGTGTAG
- a CDS encoding thylakoid-associated protein: protein MDTTKYFEEYQNQLRDWQKKFFDAWMESLPTGTDGFKFPENMDRTIETQEQLVNNYLKAQETATKIALESQKQFWDGYFKLMRKVPTFSE from the coding sequence ATGGATACGACTAAATATTTTGAAGAGTACCAAAACCAGTTGCGCGACTGGCAGAAAAAATTCTTTGACGCCTGGATGGAATCCCTCCCGACGGGAACCGACGGCTTCAAATTCCCGGAAAACATGGATCGCACGATCGAAACTCAGGAACAACTCGTCAACAACTACCTGAAAGCTCAAGAAACCGCTACTAAAATCGCCCTCGAATCCCAAAAACAATTTTGGGATGGATATTTCAAATTAATGCGTAAAGTTCCCACGTTTTCGGAATAG
- the hypA gene encoding hydrogenase maturation nickel metallochaperone HypA: protein MHEVSLMEQTLHIAIENARQHGSNKIDRLKMRLGEMSGVVPEALQFAFDALKEGTIAAEAILEIETVPVICYCHRCQTSFHPAHLFYECPDCGELSRDTQSGREIELTSLELSEQ from the coding sequence ATGCACGAAGTCAGTTTGATGGAACAAACCCTCCACATTGCCATCGAGAACGCCCGCCAACACGGATCGAATAAAATCGATCGCCTCAAAATGCGTCTCGGTGAAATGTCGGGAGTCGTTCCCGAAGCCCTCCAATTCGCCTTCGACGCCCTCAAAGAAGGGACGATCGCCGCCGAAGCCATTCTCGAAATCGAAACCGTTCCCGTTATTTGCTACTGTCACCGTTGTCAAACATCATTTCATCCCGCCCATCTCTTTTACGAATGTCCCGATTGTGGAGAACTCAGTCGCGACACGCAATCGGGACGAGAGATAGAGCTAACCTCATTGGAACTGTCGGAGCAATAA
- the phaC gene encoding class III poly(R)-hydroxyalkanoic acid synthase subunit PhaC produces the protein MLPFLTQMRLEDATHEYAELTKKLLKGIENLSSLREEDIEIGVTPKEVVYKEDKVVLYRFQPAVEKPLGIPVLIVYALVNRPFMVDLQENRSLVANLLKLGLDVYLIDWGYPTRADRWLTLDDYINGYINNCVDAIRQKHELDKINLLGICQGGTFSLCYSSLYPEKVKNLIVMVAPVDFYMPKALLNMRGGCSLGSEALDIDLMVEALGNIPGDFLNLEFLMLKPRQLGIQKYLDFPEIAGSEDKVLNFLRMEKWIFDSPDQAGEAYRQFLKEFYQQNKLIKGEIEIGEGKVNLNNLKMPILNLYAEKDHLVPPESSLALEKYVGTDDYTVHSFPVGHIGMYVSGKVQRDLPPTIVDWLTARSE, from the coding sequence ATGCTGCCATTTTTGACGCAAATGCGCTTGGAAGATGCCACCCACGAGTATGCCGAACTCACCAAAAAACTGCTCAAAGGCATCGAAAACTTAAGTAGCTTGCGCGAAGAAGATATCGAAATTGGCGTGACGCCAAAAGAAGTGGTCTACAAAGAAGACAAGGTCGTCTTGTACCGCTTTCAGCCTGCGGTGGAAAAACCCCTGGGTATCCCCGTCCTGATTGTCTACGCTCTAGTCAATCGCCCCTTTATGGTCGATTTGCAGGAAAATCGTTCTTTAGTCGCCAATTTACTCAAGTTAGGCTTGGATGTTTATTTGATCGACTGGGGCTATCCCACCCGTGCCGATCGCTGGTTGACCCTCGACGATTATATTAACGGTTATATCAATAACTGCGTCGATGCCATTCGCCAGAAACACGAGTTGGACAAAATTAACCTGTTGGGGATCTGTCAGGGAGGCACTTTCAGTCTCTGTTACAGTTCCCTGTATCCGGAGAAAGTCAAAAACTTGATCGTGATGGTCGCTCCGGTTGATTTTTACATGCCCAAAGCCTTGCTCAACATGCGGGGAGGATGTAGCCTGGGCTCCGAGGCCCTCGATATCGATTTGATGGTGGAGGCGTTGGGCAATATTCCGGGGGATTTTCTCAATTTAGAGTTTTTAATGCTCAAACCCCGGCAACTCGGAATTCAAAAATACCTCGATTTTCCCGAAATTGCGGGCAGCGAAGATAAGGTTCTCAACTTCTTGCGGATGGAGAAGTGGATTTTCGACAGTCCGGACCAAGCGGGAGAAGCTTACCGACAGTTTCTTAAAGAGTTTTACCAGCAAAACAAACTGATTAAAGGGGAGATCGAGATCGGCGAGGGCAAGGTGAACTTAAATAACCTGAAAATGCCGATTTTGAACCTATATGCCGAGAAGGATCATTTAGTTCCGCCGGAGTCGTCTTTGGCGCTCGAAAAGTATGTCGGCACTGACGATTATACGGTTCATTCTTTCCCCGTGGGACATATCGGCATGTATGTTAGTGGGAAGGTACAACGGGATTTACCCCCTACGATCGTAGATTGGTTAACCGCTCGTAGCGAATAG
- a CDS encoding bifunctional acetate--CoA ligase family protein/GNAT family N-acetyltransferase: MIKTLQFTTDPAYDILRSERESLRTIFAPQSVALIGATEKEGSVGRILLWNLIRHPFGGIIYPINPKRHSVLGIPAHPNIAAVPETVDLAIVATPARTVPGIIKECVDAGVKSAIIVSAGFKEIGKEGVELERQIMATAQGKMRIIGPNCLGVMSPNSGLNATFASTMARAGNVGFISQSGAFCTAVLDWSFSENVGFSAFVSVGSMIDVDWGDLIYYLGDDPRTESIVIYMESVGNARSFLSAAREVALTKPIVVIKAGESEEAAQACASHTGSLTGSDEVLDAAFRRCGVLRVKHISELFDMAEMLAKQPRLPKEPHLCIITNAGGPGVLATDALIATGGELAHLSQETTDKLNAFLPKHWSHGNPIDILGDANPERYSKTLQLAIDDPNSEGLLVILTPQAMSNPTQTAEELKHYGNNTNKTVLASWMGGPEIATGEAILNRANIPTYRYPDAAARVFNLMWRYSYNLRGIYETPTLAFDWEDGKPDREVARNIINSVRESGRTMLSEMESKQILAAYGIPIVQTCIAESEDHAVSCADSIGYPVVVKLLSKTITHKTDVGGVQLNLTDAEAVRWAYRHILESVREKVGEEHFLGVTVQPMIDLNGGYELIIGSSIDPQFGPTILFGSGGQLVEVFKDRSIALPPLNSTLSRRLMEQTLIYKALKGVRGRKAVDLEALEQILVRFSLLAIEQPWIKEMDINPLLASSDRLLALDARVVLHPPETPEDRLPKTAIRPYPQEYVSSWMMGGSTNITVRPIRPEDEPAVVQFHKTLSEQSVYLRYFSIMKLSRRIAHERLTRICFIDYDREIALVADYKNPETQKREIIALARLTKLHGLPEAEFAMLVSDPYQRRGLGTELLQRLIQWGREEKLQRINAEILSENRAMQRVCEKVGFKLKRAPDLVKAYIEL; this comes from the coding sequence ATGATTAAGACGCTACAATTTACGACCGATCCGGCCTATGACATTTTAAGGTCGGAACGAGAATCGCTCAGGACGATCTTTGCCCCGCAAAGCGTCGCCTTAATCGGCGCGACCGAAAAAGAAGGAAGCGTCGGTCGGATCCTCTTGTGGAACCTAATCCGTCATCCGTTTGGGGGTATCATTTACCCAATCAACCCCAAACGTCACAGCGTGCTGGGCATTCCAGCCCATCCCAACATCGCCGCCGTTCCCGAAACCGTCGATCTGGCGATCGTCGCCACTCCGGCGCGCACGGTTCCCGGCATCATCAAAGAATGTGTGGACGCGGGGGTTAAAAGTGCGATTATTGTTTCTGCCGGATTTAAAGAAATCGGCAAAGAAGGGGTCGAACTCGAACGGCAAATTATGGCAACGGCCCAAGGCAAAATGCGGATTATCGGGCCGAACTGCCTCGGCGTGATGAGTCCGAATAGCGGCCTCAATGCCACCTTTGCCAGTACGATGGCGCGAGCGGGAAACGTCGGCTTTATCAGTCAAAGCGGCGCCTTTTGTACCGCCGTCCTCGACTGGAGTTTCTCGGAAAACGTCGGTTTTAGCGCCTTCGTTTCCGTCGGCTCCATGATCGATGTCGATTGGGGCGACCTAATTTATTATCTCGGCGACGACCCGCGCACGGAAAGTATCGTCATCTATATGGAATCGGTGGGCAACGCGCGATCGTTCCTGTCGGCAGCCCGCGAAGTCGCCCTCACCAAACCGATCGTCGTCATTAAAGCGGGAGAAAGTGAAGAAGCCGCCCAAGCCTGCGCCTCTCACACGGGATCGCTCACCGGGAGCGATGAAGTGCTAGACGCGGCATTTCGGCGTTGCGGGGTCTTGCGGGTCAAGCATATTTCCGAACTGTTCGACATGGCGGAAATGTTGGCGAAACAGCCCCGACTCCCCAAAGAACCGCACTTGTGCATTATTACCAACGCCGGAGGGCCGGGAGTCTTAGCCACGGATGCCTTAATCGCGACCGGAGGGGAACTGGCGCATCTGTCCCAGGAAACCACGGACAAACTCAACGCCTTTCTGCCGAAGCACTGGAGTCACGGCAACCCCATCGATATTTTGGGAGATGCCAATCCCGAACGCTACAGTAAAACCTTGCAACTGGCGATCGACGATCCCAATAGCGAGGGCTTGTTGGTGATTTTAACCCCGCAAGCGATGAGCAATCCGACGCAAACCGCAGAAGAGTTAAAACATTACGGCAATAACACCAACAAAACCGTGTTAGCCAGTTGGATGGGAGGTCCCGAAATTGCCACTGGGGAAGCGATCCTCAACCGCGCCAATATCCCTACCTACCGTTATCCCGACGCGGCAGCACGGGTGTTTAACTTAATGTGGCGCTACAGTTACAACTTGCGCGGTATCTACGAAACGCCGACATTAGCCTTTGATTGGGAAGATGGCAAACCCGATCGCGAGGTGGCGCGCAACATTATTAATAGTGTTCGCGAATCGGGACGGACGATGCTCTCGGAAATGGAATCGAAGCAAATTCTCGCCGCTTACGGTATTCCCATCGTTCAGACCTGCATCGCCGAAAGTGAAGACCACGCCGTTTCCTGTGCCGATTCGATCGGCTATCCCGTCGTCGTCAAGCTCCTCTCGAAAACGATTACCCACAAAACCGATGTCGGCGGGGTTCAGTTGAATCTCACCGATGCGGAAGCGGTTCGCTGGGCTTACCGTCACATTTTAGAGTCGGTTCGCGAAAAAGTAGGCGAGGAACATTTTCTCGGGGTCACGGTTCAACCGATGATCGACCTCAATGGAGGTTACGAGTTAATTATTGGCAGTAGCATCGACCCTCAGTTCGGCCCGACGATTTTGTTTGGATCGGGGGGACAGTTGGTGGAGGTGTTTAAAGATCGCTCGATCGCCTTACCGCCGCTCAATTCCACCCTCAGCCGTCGGTTGATGGAACAAACTCTGATTTACAAAGCCCTCAAAGGGGTGCGAGGACGCAAAGCGGTCGATCTCGAAGCCCTAGAGCAGATCTTGGTGCGTTTCAGCCTGTTGGCGATCGAACAACCCTGGATTAAGGAAATGGATATCAATCCCTTACTCGCTTCGAGCGATCGCCTCCTGGCGTTAGACGCCCGCGTAGTCCTCCATCCTCCGGAAACTCCCGAGGATCGACTGCCGAAAACGGCGATCCGTCCTTATCCGCAGGAATACGTCAGTTCTTGGATGATGGGAGGGTCTACTAACATTACCGTACGCCCGATTCGTCCGGAAGACGAACCTGCGGTGGTTCAGTTTCATAAAACCTTGTCGGAACAAAGCGTGTACCTGCGCTATTTCAGCATTATGAAACTGAGTCGGCGCATCGCTCACGAACGGCTCACGCGCATCTGTTTTATCGATTACGATCGCGAAATCGCCCTGGTCGCCGACTACAAAAACCCGGAAACCCAAAAACGCGAAATCATCGCCCTCGCCCGGTTGACGAAACTGCACGGGCTTCCCGAAGCGGAATTTGCCATGCTCGTCAGCGATCCTTACCAGCGCCGGGGACTCGGAACCGAACTGCTCCAACGTTTGATTCAATGGGGTCGCGAGGAAAAATTACAGCGGATCAACGCCGAAATTCTCTCGGAAAACCGAGCCATGCAACGGGTTTGTGAAAAAGTTGGCTTCAAGCTCAAACGCGCTCCGGATCTGGTTAAAGCCTATATCGAATTGTAA
- the phaB gene encoding acetoacetyl-CoA reductase PhaB, which translates to MVSLGLEDKVIVVTGGNRGIGKAIVTLLTELGAKVAYTDIEIDDSDSGALAVKADVTDLGSMEAAAREIEEKLGPVYGVVANAGITRDNFFNKLTDADWDAVINVNLKGVNHTIKPFVQGMYDRGAGAIVGISSISGDRGNAGQTNYAATKAAVIGLIKSLAREAARYGVRANAIAPGFINTEMTKFLPDKVKDKITAEIPFRRFGEPEDIAWAVAYLLSPVASSYVSGEVLRVNGAHHT; encoded by the coding sequence ATGGTCTCTCTAGGATTAGAAGATAAAGTCATTGTGGTCACGGGTGGCAATCGCGGCATCGGGAAAGCGATCGTCACCTTGTTAACCGAGTTAGGCGCTAAAGTCGCTTATACGGATATCGAAATTGACGACTCCGACAGTGGCGCCTTAGCCGTCAAAGCGGACGTGACCGATTTAGGGTCGATGGAAGCCGCCGCTCGAGAAATTGAAGAGAAATTAGGCCCAGTTTACGGCGTGGTCGCCAATGCGGGGATTACTCGGGATAACTTCTTCAATAAACTGACTGACGCCGACTGGGATGCGGTGATTAACGTCAACCTCAAAGGGGTCAACCATACGATCAAACCGTTCGTTCAAGGGATGTACGATCGCGGCGCCGGGGCAATCGTCGGCATCAGTTCGATTTCGGGCGATCGCGGCAACGCCGGACAAACCAACTACGCCGCCACCAAAGCCGCCGTCATCGGTTTAATCAAATCCCTCGCCCGCGAAGCCGCCCGTTATGGGGTTCGGGCCAACGCGATCGCCCCCGGCTTCATCAACACCGAAATGACCAAATTTCTCCCCGACAAAGTCAAAGACAAAATCACCGCCGAAATCCCCTTCCGTCGCTTCGGCGAACCGGAAGATATCGCCTGGGCCGTGGCCTACCTCCTCTCTCCAGTCGCCAGCAGCTACGTTTCTGGAGAAGTCCTGCGCGTCAACGGAGCCCATCATACCTAA
- the phaE gene encoding class III poly(R)-hydroxyalkanoic acid synthase subunit PhaE — protein MDKEKTHWSDVATELVNTWSETGTKMWQSWFELVGSIPSGQPLSDSKAELNKFTERVAENQDVYVRFLKLSVDAWKDIFPQVASGGNWQQTLNQYAEQMRDQLASFSEGSLNANKDIAELWQLYIREMQKFSQLWFDPLGLSLGTMGKAVTGNPSASIELNNLYWNLLYEESFGSLMKSPVLGPTREFNGKLVSGFDAWTELYKASINYQLVLADIQVRSFEVLMKELVSLAEQGEKVEDWRQFQLLWSQVSDGVFEEAFCREDNLKIRGKFLNALNTYRIQQQELMELSLKTMNVPLRSEVDEIHKSIYELRKEVKQLKKALAKSESREQPEP, from the coding sequence ATGGATAAAGAAAAAACTCACTGGAGTGACGTAGCCACCGAGCTCGTCAACACCTGGTCCGAGACCGGGACGAAGATGTGGCAAAGCTGGTTCGAGTTGGTCGGTTCGATCCCTTCCGGACAACCCCTGTCCGACTCTAAAGCCGAATTGAACAAATTCACCGAGAGAGTTGCAGAAAATCAGGACGTGTACGTGCGTTTTCTCAAACTCTCCGTCGATGCCTGGAAAGATATTTTTCCCCAAGTCGCATCCGGGGGCAACTGGCAGCAAACCTTAAACCAGTATGCCGAACAAATGCGCGACCAGTTGGCCAGTTTTTCCGAGGGCAGCCTCAACGCCAACAAAGATATCGCCGAATTGTGGCAGCTTTACATCCGCGAGATGCAAAAGTTCAGCCAACTTTGGTTCGATCCGTTGGGCTTATCCCTCGGTACGATGGGTAAAGCGGTCACGGGGAACCCTTCCGCCTCGATCGAACTCAACAACCTCTACTGGAATCTCCTGTACGAGGAAAGCTTCGGCAGCTTGATGAAGAGTCCCGTTCTCGGCCCGACCCGCGAATTTAACGGCAAACTCGTCTCCGGTTTCGATGCGTGGACCGAACTGTATAAAGCGAGTATCAACTACCAGCTCGTCCTCGCAGACATCCAAGTGCGCTCCTTTGAAGTCTTAATGAAGGAATTGGTGTCTTTAGCTGAACAAGGCGAAAAGGTCGAAGACTGGCGGCAGTTTCAACTTCTGTGGAGTCAGGTTTCCGATGGCGTGTTTGAAGAAGCCTTCTGTCGCGAGGACAATCTCAAAATTCGCGGCAAATTCCTCAACGCCCTCAATACCTACCGCATCCAACAGCAAGAGCTGATGGAACTGTCTTTAAAAACGATGAACGTGCCACTGCGCAGTGAAGTCGATGAAATCCACAAGAGCATCTACGAACTGCGCAAGGAAGTCAAGCAGCTCAAAAAAGCCTTGGCGAAATCCGAGAGTCGGGAGCAACCCGAACCCTAG
- the hypB gene encoding hydrogenase nickel incorporation protein HypB, with product MCNNCGCNVVGDVKIHAHPHEHAHPHEHVHPHEHAHPHEHVHPHEHAHPHEHAHPDRHSHPHPSSPQEGRTVEIARSILDRNDRLAQRNREHFSEKGLLVLNVMSSPGSGKTAFLQRTIADLADRLSVGAIVGDLETDNDARRLRQNGAPVIQITTGTVCHLEAKMVFDAARQLDLDALDLLAIENVGNLVCPTAYDLGEDLRVILLSVTEGEDKPLKYPSAFKAAHVAIVNKIDIAEAVGFDREIALNNIRKIAPQATIFETSARTGTGMEAWYEYLDKFYQQKTQDLKQVTV from the coding sequence ATGTGTAACAACTGCGGATGCAATGTCGTGGGCGACGTCAAAATTCACGCCCACCCCCACGAACACGCCCACCCTCACGAACACGTTCACCCCCACGAACACGCCCACCCCCACGAACACGTTCACCCCCACGAACACGCCCACCCCCACGAACACGCCCACCCCGATCGGCACTCCCACCCTCACCCTTCCTCCCCACAGGAAGGGCGAACTGTAGAAATCGCCAGATCGATCCTCGATCGCAACGATCGCCTCGCCCAGCGCAATCGGGAGCATTTCTCCGAAAAAGGTCTGCTCGTCCTCAACGTAATGTCCTCCCCCGGTTCCGGTAAAACCGCGTTCCTCCAACGCACGATCGCCGATCTCGCCGATCGCCTGTCCGTGGGGGCGATCGTCGGCGATCTCGAAACCGACAACGACGCCCGACGCCTGAGACAAAACGGCGCGCCCGTCATTCAAATTACCACCGGGACCGTCTGTCACCTCGAAGCCAAAATGGTGTTTGACGCCGCCCGACAACTCGATCTCGACGCCCTCGATCTCCTGGCGATCGAAAACGTCGGTAACCTCGTTTGTCCGACCGCCTACGACCTCGGCGAAGACCTGCGCGTCATTCTCTTATCGGTGACCGAAGGTGAGGACAAACCCCTCAAATACCCCTCGGCATTCAAAGCGGCCCACGTGGCGATCGTCAATAAAATTGACATTGCCGAAGCGGTAGGCTTCGATCGCGAAATCGCTTTAAACAATATTCGTAAAATTGCCCCCCAAGCCACCATTTTTGAAACCTCCGCCCGCACGGGAACAGGAATGGAGGCTTGGTACGAATATCTGGACAAATTTTACCAGCAAAAAACTCAGGATCTCAAGCAGGTAACCGTGTAA